In one window of Micromonospora cathayae DNA:
- a CDS encoding SGNH/GDSL hydrolase family protein has protein sequence MTPIRRALTVLTALAVSVPLLGAPATADAGPPPTSMASLGDSITRGFNACGWYVDCTSRSFSTGDDSGVNSHYLRIRAVDPAIGGRNHNDARTGAKSADLPGQASTAVSQGVGYVTVLIGANDACTSSESSMTPVSTYRANIDTALARIKAGLPNARVALISVPDIHRLWAVGKDSGSARSAWGLFGICQSMLANPTSTAQADVDRRARVRQRVIDYNTQLAQACAAYGSNCDFDGNAVFNYPFTLGQLSGWDYFHPNTAGQQVLANVSYAAGFRW, from the coding sequence ATGACCCCCATCCGTCGCGCGCTCACCGTCCTCACCGCCCTCGCCGTCAGCGTCCCCCTGCTCGGCGCGCCGGCCACCGCCGACGCCGGCCCACCACCGACGTCGATGGCCAGCCTCGGCGACTCCATCACCCGCGGCTTCAACGCCTGCGGGTGGTACGTCGACTGCACCTCGCGCTCGTTCAGCACCGGCGACGACTCCGGCGTCAACAGCCACTACCTGCGCATCCGCGCGGTCGACCCGGCCATCGGCGGACGCAACCACAACGACGCGCGCACCGGCGCGAAGTCCGCCGACCTGCCCGGACAGGCGAGCACCGCGGTCAGCCAGGGCGTCGGCTACGTGACCGTCCTGATCGGCGCGAACGACGCCTGCACCAGCTCCGAGTCGAGCATGACCCCGGTGAGCACCTACCGGGCGAACATCGACACCGCCCTGGCCCGGATCAAGGCCGGCCTACCGAACGCCCGGGTCGCGCTGATCAGCGTGCCCGACATCCACCGGCTCTGGGCGGTGGGCAAGGACAGCGGCAGCGCGCGCAGCGCCTGGGGACTCTTCGGCATCTGCCAGTCGATGCTGGCGAACCCGACCTCCACCGCGCAGGCCGACGTCGACCGGCGGGCCCGGGTCCGGCAACGCGTGATCGACTACAACACCCAGCTCGCCCAGGCGTGCGCCGCGTACGGCAGCAACTGCGACTTCGACGGCAACGCGGTGTTCAACTACCCGTTCACCCTCGGCCAGCTCTCCGGCTGGGACTACTTCCACCCCAACACCGCCGGCCAGCAGGTGCTGGCGAACGTCTCGTACGCCGCCGGTTTCCGCTGGTGA
- a CDS encoding S1 family peptidase, which produces MRPTRSMLRRAATVAFAGTLVAGSLLGAPAQAAPVSPASPDAATGLAERLGDRSAGAYLDASGKMVVTVTDAAAARQVTAAGATAKIVKRGAAELKAATAELDRSAKIPGTAWWTDPVSNQVVVSVDSTVTGAKLAKVQAVASKLGGTVRVEQEAGTYSTRISGGQAIYAGGGGRCSLGFNVRSGSTYYFLTAGHCTNISSSWYSNSAQTNLLGSRAGTSFPGNDYGIVRHNNSANATGNVSLYNGTFRDITGSGNAVVGQSAQRSGSTTGLRSGSVTATNATVNYAEGSVSGLIRTNICAEPGDSGGSLFSGGTALGLTSGGSGNCSFGGTTFFQPVTEALGVYGVSVF; this is translated from the coding sequence ATGCGACCCACGAGGTCAATGCTCCGCCGCGCCGCGACCGTCGCCTTCGCCGGAACCCTGGTCGCCGGCTCGTTGCTCGGCGCGCCGGCCCAGGCCGCCCCCGTCTCGCCTGCCTCCCCCGACGCCGCCACCGGCCTGGCCGAGCGCCTCGGCGACCGTTCCGCCGGCGCCTACCTCGACGCCAGCGGCAAGATGGTCGTCACCGTCACCGACGCCGCCGCCGCCCGCCAGGTCACCGCCGCCGGCGCGACCGCGAAGATCGTCAAGCGGGGTGCCGCCGAACTGAAGGCCGCCACCGCCGAGCTGGACCGCTCCGCGAAGATCCCGGGCACCGCCTGGTGGACCGACCCGGTGAGCAACCAGGTCGTCGTCTCCGTCGACAGCACCGTCACCGGCGCCAAGCTGGCGAAGGTGCAGGCCGTCGCCAGCAAGCTCGGCGGCACCGTCCGCGTCGAGCAGGAGGCCGGCACGTACAGCACCCGGATCTCCGGCGGCCAGGCCATCTACGCCGGTGGCGGCGGTCGCTGCTCGCTGGGCTTCAACGTCCGCAGCGGCAGCACCTACTACTTCCTCACCGCCGGCCACTGCACCAACATCTCGTCGAGCTGGTACAGCAACTCCGCCCAGACCAACCTGCTGGGCTCCCGCGCCGGCACCAGCTTCCCGGGCAACGACTACGGCATCGTGCGGCACAACAACTCCGCCAACGCCACCGGCAACGTGTCCCTGTACAACGGCACCTTCCGCGACATCACGGGCTCCGGCAACGCGGTCGTCGGCCAGTCGGCGCAGCGCTCCGGCAGCACCACCGGCCTGCGCAGCGGCTCGGTCACCGCGACCAACGCCACGGTGAACTACGCCGAGGGCTCGGTCTCCGGCCTGATCCGCACCAACATCTGCGCCGAGCCGGGTGACTCCGGCGGCTCGCTGTTCAGCGGCGGCACCGCGCTGGGCCTGACCTCCGGGGGCAGCGGCAACTGCTCCTTCGGCGGGACCACGTTCTTCCAGCCGGTCACCGAGGCGCTCGGCGTCTACGGGGTCTCCGTCTTCTGA
- a CDS encoding MFS transporter: MSVSAPSISAWAPLRLAAFRGLWLAVLASNIGTWMQTVGAQWLLVDQPGAATLVALVQTASMLPVLLLALPAGALADTFDRRRLLIAVQGFLAVVGVLLTGLTAADRMPPALLLTLTFAIGVGQALTLPAWQAVIPELVPRDQLVSASALGAISINLARSVGPAVAGVLVAQAGVAVVFGVNAVSFAVFALALVRWGPERAEDGPMPERFTAALRAGGRYVRHSPVVRRILLRAALFVVPGSALWALLPLVASRRLGLGSGGYGILLAALGLGAVGGALVLPRIRQVLSSSQLLLLAGLVYAGSLLVLAWVPHPVPVTVALVPAGLAWMTVMSSVNAAMQLFLPGWVRARGLSVYQMVFAGGQALGAVAWGTLGELAGLVVALATAGVVMAGCALTVPLWPLRDTRGVNRDPAAYWPEPHLTLTAHPRTGPVLVTVAYTVPPELQDEFVEAMRAVGRSRRRTGAMRWGLFRAGEREHGFVEVYQVPSWEEHLRQHGGRLTGADQAAEERARKLVQGDPEVTHLLPADPD, translated from the coding sequence GTGAGCGTCTCCGCACCGAGCATCTCGGCCTGGGCCCCGCTGCGGCTGGCCGCCTTCCGTGGCCTGTGGCTGGCCGTGCTCGCCAGCAACATCGGCACCTGGATGCAGACCGTGGGCGCCCAGTGGCTGCTGGTCGACCAGCCCGGCGCGGCCACCCTGGTGGCGCTGGTGCAGACCGCGAGCATGCTCCCGGTACTACTGCTCGCCCTGCCCGCCGGGGCGCTGGCCGACACCTTCGACCGCCGCCGCCTGCTGATCGCCGTCCAAGGCTTCCTCGCCGTGGTGGGCGTACTGCTGACCGGGCTGACCGCCGCGGACCGGATGCCCCCGGCGCTGCTGCTCACCCTCACCTTCGCCATCGGGGTCGGCCAGGCGCTCACCCTGCCGGCCTGGCAGGCGGTCATCCCGGAACTCGTCCCCCGGGACCAGTTGGTGTCGGCCTCCGCGCTCGGCGCGATCAGCATCAACCTGGCCCGCTCGGTCGGGCCGGCGGTGGCCGGGGTGCTCGTCGCGCAGGCCGGCGTCGCGGTGGTCTTCGGCGTGAACGCCGTCTCCTTCGCCGTCTTCGCGCTGGCCCTGGTGCGCTGGGGGCCGGAACGCGCCGAGGACGGGCCGATGCCGGAACGGTTCACCGCCGCGCTGCGCGCCGGTGGCCGGTACGTCCGGCACTCCCCGGTGGTCCGCCGGATCCTGCTGCGCGCCGCGCTCTTCGTGGTACCGGGCAGCGCGCTCTGGGCGCTGCTGCCGCTGGTCGCCAGCCGGCGGCTCGGGCTGGGCTCCGGCGGGTACGGCATCCTGCTCGCCGCGCTCGGCCTCGGTGCGGTGGGCGGCGCGCTGGTGCTGCCCCGGATCCGTCAGGTGCTCTCCAGCAGTCAGCTACTGCTGCTGGCCGGGCTGGTCTACGCCGGATCGCTGCTGGTGCTCGCCTGGGTGCCGCACCCGGTGCCGGTCACCGTGGCGCTGGTCCCCGCCGGGCTGGCCTGGATGACCGTGATGTCCAGCGTGAACGCCGCGATGCAGCTCTTCCTCCCCGGCTGGGTCCGCGCCCGGGGGCTGTCCGTCTACCAGATGGTCTTCGCCGGCGGGCAGGCGCTCGGCGCCGTCGCCTGGGGCACCCTGGGTGAGCTGGCCGGTCTGGTCGTCGCGCTGGCCACCGCCGGCGTGGTCATGGCGGGGTGCGCGTTGACCGTACCGCTCTGGCCGCTGCGCGACACCCGGGGCGTCAACCGTGACCCGGCCGCCTACTGGCCCGAGCCGCACCTCACCCTGACCGCCCACCCGCGTACCGGCCCGGTGCTGGTCACCGTGGCGTACACGGTGCCACCCGAGCTGCAGGACGAGTTCGTCGAGGCGATGCGGGCGGTGGGCCGCTCGCGGCGGCGTACCGGGGCGATGCGCTGGGGACTGTTCCGGGCGGGCGAACGCGAACACGGGTTCGTCGAGGTGTACCAGGTGCCCTCCTGGGAGGAGCACCTGCGGCAGCACGGCGGCCGGTTGACCGGGGCCGACCAGGCGGCCGAGGAACGGGCCCGGAAGCTGGTGCAGGGCGACCCCGAGGTCACCCACCTGCTCCCGGCCGACCCGGACTGA
- a CDS encoding DUF998 domain-containing protein, producing the protein MRVVPGWALLSSAAAPVLLIGGWTLGAYRQPGGFDQVAGTISALAARDATDRWIMTVALLGLGVCHCVTAAGLRPLRTAGRLTLALGGVATVAVAAFPLPTERGGSAAHGLAAAVAFGALALWPALAVPRPGAVTPPGPTTTPPRLRWAWAGTALLLALLVGWFVVELVTGGTRIGLSERVAAGAEALVPLLVVLVLRADRGGDCGHDRNGGDGGHRAGGFSPGRPGAGG; encoded by the coding sequence GTGCGCGTCGTACCCGGCTGGGCCCTGCTCTCCTCCGCCGCCGCCCCGGTCCTGCTGATCGGCGGCTGGACCCTCGGCGCGTACCGCCAGCCCGGCGGGTTCGACCAGGTGGCCGGGACGATCAGCGCGCTCGCGGCCCGCGACGCCACCGACCGCTGGATCATGACGGTGGCCCTGCTCGGCCTGGGTGTCTGCCACTGCGTCACGGCGGCCGGTTTACGTCCGCTGCGGACCGCCGGCCGGCTGACGCTGGCGCTCGGCGGCGTCGCCACCGTGGCCGTGGCGGCCTTCCCGCTGCCCACCGAACGGGGTGGCTCCGCCGCGCACGGGCTGGCCGCCGCGGTCGCCTTCGGCGCGTTGGCCCTCTGGCCGGCGCTGGCCGTCCCGCGTCCCGGGGCGGTGACGCCGCCCGGCCCGACGACGACGCCTCCCCGCCTCCGGTGGGCCTGGGCCGGCACCGCGCTGCTGCTGGCCCTGCTGGTCGGCTGGTTCGTGGTGGAGCTGGTCACCGGCGGCACCCGGATCGGGTTGTCCGAACGGGTGGCCGCCGGCGCGGAGGCGCTGGTACCGCTGCTGGTCGTGCTGGTGCTCCGGGCCGACCGCGGCGGGGACTGCGGGCACGACAGGAACGGCGGGGACGGTGGGCACCGGGCCGGAGGGTTCAGTCCGGGTCGGCCGGGAGCAGGTGGGTGA
- the aspS gene encoding aspartate--tRNA ligase, whose product MIRTHDAGSLRATDAGTTVTLAGWVARRRDHGGVIFVDLRDGSGVVQVVFREEDAHALRNEFCVKVTGEVTRRPDGNENPELPTGEVEVTASGLEVLSEAAPLPLPVDDQVEAGDDVRLRYRYLDLRRGGPAKAMRLRSRANQLARKVLHDRDFLEIETPTLTRSTPEGARDFLVPVRLQPGSWYALPQSPQLFKQLLMVGGMERYYQIARCYRDEDFRADRQPEFTQLDIEMSFVTEDDVIDLGEAIVAELWSDLAGYDIPRPIPRITWHDAMARYGSDKPDLRYGVELTELTDYLRGTAFRVFAGAIDAGGYVGAVVMPGGAAQSRKELDGWQDWAKARGAKGLAYVVLDAETGEARGPVAKNLSAEHLAGLADAVGAKPGDAVFFAASPDTRDAQELLGAARVEIAKRAKLVDESAWAFCWVVDAPMFERASDQESGRAGGWTAVHHPFTSPNAEWVDRFEEAPDRALAYAYDIVCNGNEIGGGSIRIHRGDVQRRVFDLLGITPEEAQDKFGFLLEAFKYGPPPHGGIAFGWDRVCMLLAGADSIREVIAFPKTRGGFDPLTGAPTPITGQQRAEAGIDAKPKPPAAAHTGTAGPAAPVADPT is encoded by the coding sequence GTGATCCGTACCCATGACGCCGGCAGCCTTCGGGCCACGGACGCCGGCACCACGGTGACGCTCGCCGGGTGGGTGGCCCGCCGGCGCGACCACGGCGGTGTCATCTTCGTCGACCTGCGTGACGGCTCCGGCGTGGTGCAGGTGGTCTTCCGCGAGGAGGACGCGCACGCGCTGCGCAACGAGTTCTGCGTCAAGGTCACCGGCGAGGTGACCCGCCGCCCGGACGGCAACGAGAACCCCGAGCTGCCGACCGGCGAGGTCGAGGTGACCGCCAGCGGGCTGGAGGTGCTCTCCGAGGCCGCCCCGCTGCCGCTGCCGGTGGACGACCAGGTCGAGGCCGGTGACGACGTCCGGCTCCGCTACCGGTACCTGGACCTGCGTCGCGGCGGGCCGGCCAAGGCGATGCGGCTGCGGTCCCGGGCCAACCAGCTGGCCCGGAAGGTGCTGCACGACCGGGACTTCCTGGAGATCGAGACCCCGACGCTGACCCGGTCCACCCCGGAGGGCGCCCGCGACTTCCTGGTCCCGGTCCGGCTCCAGCCGGGCAGCTGGTACGCGCTGCCGCAGTCCCCGCAGCTGTTCAAGCAGCTGCTGATGGTCGGCGGCATGGAGCGGTACTACCAGATCGCCCGCTGCTACCGGGACGAGGACTTCCGCGCCGACCGGCAGCCGGAGTTCACCCAGCTCGACATCGAGATGTCCTTCGTCACCGAGGACGACGTGATCGACCTCGGCGAGGCGATCGTCGCCGAACTCTGGTCCGACCTGGCCGGGTACGACATCCCCCGGCCGATCCCGCGGATCACCTGGCACGACGCGATGGCCCGGTACGGCTCGGACAAGCCGGACCTGCGCTACGGCGTCGAGCTGACCGAGCTGACCGACTACCTGCGTGGCACCGCGTTCCGGGTGTTCGCCGGGGCGATCGACGCGGGCGGGTACGTCGGCGCGGTGGTCATGCCGGGCGGGGCGGCGCAGAGCCGCAAGGAACTGGACGGCTGGCAGGACTGGGCGAAGGCGCGCGGCGCGAAGGGCCTGGCGTACGTGGTGCTGGACGCCGAGACCGGCGAGGCGCGCGGCCCGGTGGCGAAGAACCTCTCCGCCGAGCACCTGGCCGGGCTGGCCGACGCGGTCGGCGCGAAGCCCGGCGACGCGGTCTTCTTCGCGGCCAGCCCGGACACCCGGGACGCGCAGGAACTGCTCGGCGCGGCCCGGGTGGAGATCGCCAAGCGGGCCAAGCTGGTCGACGAGAGCGCCTGGGCGTTCTGCTGGGTGGTCGACGCGCCGATGTTCGAGCGGGCCTCCGACCAGGAGAGCGGCCGGGCGGGCGGCTGGACGGCGGTGCACCACCCGTTCACCTCGCCGAACGCCGAGTGGGTGGACCGGTTCGAGGAAGCCCCGGACCGCGCCCTGGCGTACGCGTACGACATCGTCTGCAACGGCAACGAGATCGGTGGCGGCTCGATCCGTATCCACCGGGGCGACGTGCAGCGGCGGGTGTTCGACCTGCTCGGCATCACCCCCGAGGAGGCGCAGGACAAGTTCGGCTTCCTGCTGGAGGCGTTCAAGTACGGCCCGCCGCCGCACGGCGGCATCGCGTTCGGCTGGGACCGGGTCTGCATGCTGCTGGCCGGGGCGGACTCGATCCGCGAGGTGATCGCCTTCCCGAAGACCCGGGGCGGCTTCGACCCGCTGACCGGCGCGCCGACCCCGATCACCGGCCAGCAGCGCGCCGAGGCCGGCATCGACGCCAAGCCGAAGCCGCCGGCCGCCGCGCACACCGGCACCGCCGGCCCGGCCGCCCCGGTCGCCGACCCGACCTGA
- a CDS encoding SDR family NAD(P)-dependent oxidoreductase: MPDAAENATPPTTADPVSAAGTDPVSADGRWESPALAGSVALVTGGSRGVGRGIALALGDAGATVYVTGRSTRAEGSTEGLPGTVDETADEVTKRGGQGIAMRCDHHDDAQVAALFERIAAEQDGRLDLLVNNAWSGYERSFEARFDAPFWRQPMWRYDAYAASVRAQFTASRHAVELMLPRDTGLIVTISYTDGDTYLGQAAYDMFKAASDRLSRAMAGDLRKTQIASIGLHPGFVRTERVEAAWSALGSGPAAVVHSAEYVGRAVAHLLADPAVRADSGQVLAVGDLAERYDFSDVDGRRPPAFRLEGMMSLATRMERLNRVIAAQQKG; encoded by the coding sequence GTGCCTGACGCAGCAGAGAACGCCACCCCGCCCACCACTGCCGACCCGGTCTCGGCCGCCGGCACCGACCCGGTCTCGGCGGACGGCCGGTGGGAGTCGCCGGCCCTGGCCGGCAGCGTCGCGCTGGTCACCGGGGGCAGCCGGGGCGTCGGCCGCGGCATCGCCCTGGCCCTCGGCGACGCGGGGGCCACCGTCTACGTCACCGGCCGCAGCACCCGCGCCGAAGGCAGCACCGAGGGACTGCCCGGCACCGTCGACGAGACCGCCGACGAGGTGACCAAACGGGGTGGGCAGGGCATCGCGATGCGCTGCGACCACCACGACGACGCCCAGGTCGCCGCCCTGTTCGAGCGGATCGCCGCCGAGCAGGACGGCCGGCTGGACCTGCTGGTCAACAACGCCTGGAGCGGGTACGAACGCTCGTTCGAGGCCCGGTTCGACGCGCCGTTCTGGCGGCAGCCGATGTGGCGGTACGACGCGTACGCCGCCTCGGTGCGGGCCCAGTTCACCGCCAGCCGGCACGCGGTGGAACTGATGCTGCCCCGGGACACCGGGCTGATCGTGACCATCTCGTACACCGACGGGGACACCTACCTCGGGCAGGCGGCGTACGACATGTTCAAGGCCGCCTCCGACCGGCTCAGCCGGGCGATGGCCGGAGACCTGCGCAAGACCCAGATCGCCTCGATCGGGCTGCACCCGGGTTTCGTCCGTACCGAGCGGGTCGAGGCGGCCTGGTCGGCGCTGGGCAGCGGCCCGGCGGCGGTCGTGCACTCCGCCGAGTACGTCGGCCGGGCCGTCGCCCACCTGCTCGCCGACCCGGCGGTCCGGGCCGACTCCGGGCAGGTGCTCGCCGTCGGTGACCTCGCCGAGCGGTACGACTTCTCCGACGTCGACGGGCGTCGCCCGCCGGCGTTCCGGCTGGAGGGCATGATGAGTCTGGCCACCCGGATGGAACGGCTGAACCGGGTCATCGCCGCCCAGCAGAAGGGCTGA